One genomic segment of Paraburkholderia phymatum STM815 includes these proteins:
- a CDS encoding glycoside hydrolase family 31 protein, translating to MATLKHPPQFSVSEAGAEPARAGQTGKPVVLCAADGARIEVFVLADDIIRVLVLPHGELRGPRTWSIAPGLDDVPLEGRDRHDLQGFEPVAFSAASDAERLVVETAKVRLTVALNGGFCSWEIARDGAWHHVMSDRKTQAYNFGWWDERVYHYVERQRGEMYVGLGERAGTLDRANQSYEMRNIDAMGYSARSTDPLYKHIPFYVTWQPQTSLGFGLFYDTLADCRFDMGRELDNYHGHYRHFVAEHGDLDYYFIASADTPLHAVRRFTWLTGRPALMPKWGLGYSGSTMSYTDAPDAQRRMGEFIERCREHDVLCDSFHLSSGYTSIGPKRYVFNWNHDKFPDIEGFVQGYLREGVRLCPNIKPCLLQDHPAFDEAAKAGLLIQSRDGEPAWVQFWDEVGAYLDFTNPNTIDWWKARVKDSLLRYGIASTWNDNNEFEIWTPDAIAQGFGEPFPARQAKVLQTQLMMRASRDAQREYAPRTRPFLVSRSGGVGMQRYVQTWSGDNYTSWETLRYNLKMGLGLAMSGVSNSGHDIGGFSGPAPEPELLLRWVAFGIFLPRFSIHSWNDDGTVNEPWMYPEATSTIAGLIKLRYRLIPYLYELLWQSHRSYEPVLRPMFAEFPTDPRCLVDGDDMMLGSSLLVAPVVEKGQSERDVYLPAGVRWASYWSGEVFDGGQCITQAVPFDQPLMLLREGSVIALNVAEQHFAQPADERAFMAVPFQGVGTAQGGCVEDDGETEAWRDGAQGRWNVAIASDATILRISIEREGQMPFEQTEVRLSVPASDTRAVTCTSGTVTGDSIVNGWRRLTLRLAS from the coding sequence ATGGCTACGTTGAAGCATCCACCGCAGTTCTCCGTCTCCGAAGCGGGCGCCGAGCCTGCGCGCGCTGGGCAAACCGGCAAGCCGGTCGTGCTCTGCGCTGCCGATGGCGCGAGGATCGAAGTGTTCGTGCTCGCCGACGACATCATCCGCGTGCTCGTGCTGCCGCACGGCGAGTTGCGCGGTCCGCGTACCTGGTCGATCGCGCCCGGCCTGGACGACGTGCCGCTCGAAGGGCGCGACCGCCACGACCTGCAAGGATTCGAACCGGTGGCGTTCAGTGCGGCGAGCGATGCCGAGCGGCTCGTCGTCGAAACGGCAAAAGTGCGCCTGACGGTCGCGCTGAATGGCGGCTTCTGTTCGTGGGAGATCGCGCGCGACGGCGCGTGGCACCACGTGATGAGCGATCGCAAGACGCAGGCGTACAACTTCGGCTGGTGGGATGAGCGCGTCTATCACTATGTCGAGCGGCAGCGCGGCGAAATGTACGTCGGACTCGGCGAGCGCGCGGGCACGCTGGATCGCGCGAATCAGAGCTACGAGATGCGCAACATCGACGCGATGGGCTACAGCGCGCGCAGCACGGACCCGCTCTACAAGCACATCCCGTTTTATGTGACGTGGCAGCCGCAGACGTCGCTGGGCTTCGGCCTGTTCTACGACACGCTGGCCGACTGCCGCTTCGACATGGGCCGCGAGCTGGACAACTACCACGGCCACTATCGGCATTTCGTCGCCGAGCATGGCGATCTCGACTACTACTTCATCGCGTCGGCGGATACGCCCCTGCACGCGGTGCGCCGCTTCACGTGGCTCACGGGACGGCCCGCGCTGATGCCGAAGTGGGGCCTTGGCTATTCCGGCTCGACGATGAGTTACACCGACGCGCCCGACGCGCAGCGCCGCATGGGTGAATTCATCGAGCGTTGCCGCGAACACGACGTGCTGTGCGATTCGTTTCATCTGTCGTCGGGCTACACGTCGATCGGGCCGAAGCGCTACGTGTTCAACTGGAATCACGACAAATTCCCCGACATCGAAGGCTTCGTGCAGGGCTATCTGCGCGAAGGCGTGCGGCTATGTCCGAACATCAAGCCGTGTCTGCTGCAGGATCACCCGGCCTTCGACGAAGCCGCAAAAGCGGGGCTGCTGATTCAATCGCGCGACGGCGAGCCGGCGTGGGTGCAGTTCTGGGACGAAGTCGGCGCCTATCTCGACTTCACGAACCCGAACACGATCGACTGGTGGAAAGCGCGCGTGAAGGACAGTCTGCTGCGCTATGGCATCGCGTCGACGTGGAACGACAACAACGAGTTCGAAATCTGGACGCCTGACGCGATCGCGCAAGGCTTCGGCGAGCCGTTCCCGGCGCGTCAGGCGAAAGTGCTGCAAACGCAGCTGATGATGCGTGCGTCACGCGATGCGCAACGCGAGTACGCGCCGCGCACGCGGCCGTTCCTGGTGTCGCGCTCGGGCGGCGTCGGCATGCAGCGCTACGTGCAGACGTGGTCGGGCGACAACTATACGTCGTGGGAAACGCTGCGCTACAACCTGAAAATGGGCCTGGGGCTGGCGATGTCGGGCGTGTCGAACAGTGGTCACGACATCGGCGGATTTTCGGGTCCGGCGCCCGAGCCGGAACTGCTGCTGCGCTGGGTCGCATTCGGTATTTTCCTGCCGCGTTTCAGCATCCACTCGTGGAATGACGACGGCACTGTCAACGAGCCGTGGATGTATCCCGAAGCGACCAGCACGATCGCGGGCCTCATCAAGCTGCGGTATCGGCTGATTCCGTATCTGTATGAACTGCTGTGGCAGTCGCATCGCTCGTATGAGCCGGTGCTGCGCCCGATGTTCGCGGAGTTTCCGACCGATCCGCGCTGCCTTGTGGATGGCGACGACATGATGCTCGGTTCATCGCTGCTGGTGGCGCCCGTCGTCGAGAAAGGGCAGAGCGAGCGCGACGTGTATCTGCCGGCGGGCGTGCGCTGGGCGTCGTACTGGAGCGGCGAGGTGTTCGACGGCGGGCAATGCATCACGCAAGCCGTGCCGTTCGATCAACCGCTGATGCTGCTGCGGGAAGGCAGCGTGATTGCGTTGAACGTCGCCGAGCAGCACTTCGCGCAGCCCGCCGACGAGCGCGCGTTCATGGCGGTGCCGTTCCAGGGCGTCGGCACGGCGCAGGGCGGATGCGTCGAAGACGACGGCGAAACGGAAGCATGGCGCGATGGCGCACAGGGCCGCTGGAACGTCGCGATTGCCAGCGATGCGACCATCTTGCGCATTTCGATCGAACGCGAGGGGCAGATGCCGTTCGAGCAGACGGAAGTGCGGCTCAGTGTGCCTGCATCCGACACGCGCGCTGTGACGTGCACGAGCGGCACCGTGACAGGCGATTCCATCGTCAACGGCTGGCGCCGCCTGACGCTGCGTCTCGCGAGCTGA
- a CDS encoding MFS transporter: protein MKTIIGLRWWIIALVCLGTIVNYLSRNALGVMAPELKTLLHMNTQQYSYVVGAFQIGYTIMQPVCGLVIDLIGLRLGFALFACLWSATGMLHGLASGWLSLAALRGLMGLSEAVAIPAGMKVVAEWFPNREKSVAVGYFNAGTSLGSLFAPPLVVFLSLRYGWQSAFAVTGAMGFVWAALWYVFYRAPADHKRISDKERATITEGQTPPAAYAQDKRRIREVLGTRRFWAIAQARFFAEPAWQTFSFWIPLYLATERHMDLKQIALFAWLPFLAADLGGLFGGYLSPFLMKRLRVPLIWSRIAGVVLGAFMMIGPACIGLVASPYEAIALFCVGGFAHQMISALVNTLAADVFEPGEVGTAAGFAGMAAWIGGLGFSLMVGALADKIGYTPLFGALGAFDLIGAALLVILMRGVTRDARLQRVGNGAGSAA, encoded by the coding sequence TTGAAGACAATCATTGGCCTGCGCTGGTGGATCATCGCGCTCGTGTGCCTCGGGACGATCGTGAACTACCTGTCGCGCAACGCGCTCGGCGTCATGGCGCCGGAGCTGAAAACGCTGTTGCACATGAACACGCAGCAGTACTCCTATGTCGTCGGCGCGTTTCAGATCGGCTACACGATCATGCAGCCTGTATGCGGGCTGGTCATCGACCTCATCGGCCTGCGCCTGGGTTTCGCGCTGTTCGCGTGCCTGTGGTCGGCGACGGGTATGCTGCACGGTCTCGCGAGCGGCTGGCTGTCGCTTGCTGCGTTGCGCGGGTTGATGGGACTGTCGGAGGCCGTGGCCATTCCGGCGGGCATGAAAGTGGTCGCCGAATGGTTTCCGAACCGCGAGAAGTCGGTTGCCGTCGGCTATTTCAATGCGGGCACGTCGCTCGGTTCGCTGTTCGCGCCGCCTCTGGTGGTGTTCCTGTCGCTGCGCTACGGCTGGCAGAGCGCGTTTGCCGTGACGGGCGCGATGGGTTTCGTGTGGGCGGCGCTGTGGTACGTGTTCTATCGCGCGCCCGCCGACCACAAACGCATCAGCGACAAAGAACGCGCGACCATCACGGAAGGGCAGACGCCGCCTGCTGCTTATGCGCAGGACAAGCGGCGCATCCGTGAAGTGCTCGGCACGCGCCGCTTCTGGGCGATCGCACAAGCGCGCTTTTTCGCGGAGCCGGCCTGGCAGACCTTCAGCTTCTGGATTCCTCTCTATCTCGCCACCGAACGGCACATGGACCTGAAGCAGATCGCGCTGTTTGCGTGGCTGCCGTTCCTTGCCGCGGACCTAGGCGGTCTGTTCGGCGGCTATCTGTCGCCGTTCCTGATGAAGCGGCTGCGCGTGCCGCTTATCTGGTCGCGTATCGCGGGCGTCGTACTGGGCGCGTTCATGATGATCGGGCCGGCGTGCATCGGGTTGGTCGCTTCGCCATACGAAGCGATCGCGCTGTTCTGCGTCGGCGGCTTCGCGCACCAGATGATCTCGGCGCTCGTCAACACGCTCGCCGCCGACGTCTTCGAACCCGGCGAGGTCGGCACGGCGGCTGGTTTTGCGGGCATGGCGGCGTGGATCGGCGGACTCGGCTTCTCGCTGATGGTGGGCGCGCTCGCCGACAAGATCGGCTACACGCCGCTGTTCGGCGCACTCGGCGCTTTCGACCTGATCGGCGCGGCACTGCTCGTGATCCTCATGCGCGGCGTGACGCGCGACGCCCGTCTGCAACGTGTCGGAAACGGCGCGGGCAGCGCGGCCTGA
- a CDS encoding glutathione S-transferase family protein codes for MIVYKFGDGSGAMPPDLSPFVVKLETWLRLSNIPYEGRVGNLNAMPKKKLPVADIDGVTVCDSSAIIGYLQSRYPHALNDARLDPTQRAQSAAIKALLETHLYFVTVYFRWAVDANMALYKPLLVDYARLTAPLPARPVVGALAPLLLPVIRRKVLRQTWEQGTGRHSYDEVARMGVDGWQAIADLLGDQLFLLGNEPSTIDATGFAWVHTTAVHPFDSPVREFVSTHPALMAYHERIAARCWPNLVRAARR; via the coding sequence ATGATTGTGTACAAGTTCGGAGACGGCTCGGGCGCGATGCCGCCCGATCTCAGTCCGTTCGTCGTCAAGCTGGAAACATGGCTTCGACTGTCGAACATTCCGTACGAAGGACGCGTCGGCAATCTCAATGCGATGCCGAAGAAAAAGCTGCCCGTGGCGGACATCGACGGCGTGACGGTGTGCGATTCGTCCGCGATCATCGGCTATCTGCAAAGCCGCTATCCGCATGCACTAAACGACGCGCGGCTCGACCCGACGCAACGCGCGCAGTCGGCGGCAATCAAGGCGCTGCTGGAGACGCACCTCTATTTCGTGACCGTGTATTTCCGCTGGGCCGTCGACGCCAACATGGCGCTCTACAAGCCGCTTCTGGTCGACTATGCGCGGCTCACCGCGCCCTTGCCCGCCCGGCCCGTGGTCGGCGCGCTCGCACCACTGCTGTTGCCCGTGATCCGCCGCAAGGTGCTGCGTCAGACGTGGGAGCAAGGCACCGGGCGGCACAGCTACGACGAAGTCGCGCGGATGGGCGTCGACGGATGGCAGGCCATCGCCGATCTGCTCGGGGACCAGCTGTTTCTGCTCGGCAACGAACCGTCGACGATCGATGCAACGGGCTTCGCGTGGGTCCACACGACGGCCGTGCATCCGTTCGACAGCCCGGTGCGCGAGTTCGTCTCGACGCATCCCGCGCTGATGGCGTATCACGAACGCATCGCCGCGCGCTGCTGGCCGAACCTGGTGCGTGCGGCACGACGCTGA
- a CDS encoding LysE family translocator yields the protein MTTLPILSANVLFAYSAYFVGTASPGPSNLAIMSIATADGRKAAFSFAAGVVCGSCFWAMLAALGLSAALLAFSGLMAGLKIFGGCYLLWLAFKSGRSAWQPRAAQAQTAGGNPSLRRLYTRGLLLHLTNPKAILVWISVVALASPPNGSAPHMLTIVAGCLAIGMLVFGSYAALFSTPFARRVYLSVRRWLDGGLAVVFGLAGLKLLTARA from the coding sequence ATGACCACCCTGCCGATCCTTTCCGCCAACGTCCTGTTCGCCTACTCCGCGTATTTCGTCGGCACGGCAAGCCCGGGACCGAGCAATCTCGCCATCATGTCGATCGCCACCGCGGACGGCCGCAAAGCTGCATTTTCGTTTGCCGCGGGCGTCGTGTGCGGCTCGTGCTTCTGGGCGATGCTGGCGGCGCTCGGGCTGTCGGCGGCACTGCTGGCGTTTTCGGGGCTGATGGCCGGGTTGAAGATTTTCGGTGGATGCTATCTGCTGTGGCTCGCGTTCAAGTCGGGCCGCTCGGCATGGCAGCCGCGTGCCGCACAGGCACAGACGGCGGGCGGCAATCCGTCGTTGCGTCGTCTCTATACGCGCGGCCTGCTGCTGCATCTCACGAATCCGAAGGCAATTCTCGTGTGGATTTCCGTCGTCGCGCTCGCGTCGCCACCGAATGGGAGCGCGCCGCATATGCTGACCATCGTCGCCGGCTGTCTTGCGATCGGCATGCTGGTGTTCGGCAGCTACGCCGCCCTCTTCTCGACGCCGTTCGCGCGCCGCGTGTATCTGTCGGTCCGCCGCTGGCTCGATGGCGGGCTCGCTGTCGTGTTCGGGCTGGCAGGGTTGAAGCTGCTGACTGCGCGCGCCTGA
- a CDS encoding endo alpha-1,4 polygalactosaminidase, whose product MRRVLAAFAAFAAFALPLAGAHGADRAAAVETRAFEASPWMSYYGDAAGLGSLARVASRFRVIDVDLDPGTDNFTPAEVAVLKNGGRNIVLSYLNLGSCETWRSYWREAPAGFVSCAANTAAHAGMYCGYGQEVWMNLSNAAYRRLIVDYVAPRLVAQGADGFYLDNLEIVEHGTATRNGPCDAACAQGGLDLVRELREKYPRLVFVMQNATGRTTREGSTGGVAFAALLDGVAHEEVYAPKYDASAEAELAVWQAMTLTPNGHAFWIATLDYVGGCDASTRARRVFARSRAKGFVPYASDSSARQGVVCYWGK is encoded by the coding sequence ATGCGACGGGTGCTCGCGGCGTTCGCCGCGTTCGCGGCGTTCGCATTGCCGCTGGCGGGCGCGCATGGCGCGGATCGAGCCGCCGCCGTCGAGACTCGCGCGTTCGAAGCATCGCCGTGGATGTCGTACTACGGCGACGCGGCGGGGCTCGGCAGCCTCGCGCGCGTCGCGTCGAGGTTCCGCGTAATCGATGTCGACCTTGACCCCGGCACGGACAACTTCACACCCGCCGAAGTCGCCGTGTTGAAGAACGGCGGCCGCAACATCGTGCTGAGCTACCTGAACCTCGGATCATGCGAGACCTGGCGCTCGTACTGGCGCGAGGCGCCGGCCGGCTTCGTATCGTGCGCCGCGAATACGGCGGCGCATGCGGGCATGTATTGCGGCTACGGGCAGGAAGTGTGGATGAACCTGTCGAACGCCGCTTACCGGCGGCTCATCGTCGATTACGTCGCGCCGCGCCTCGTTGCGCAAGGCGCGGACGGCTTCTATCTCGACAACCTTGAAATCGTCGAGCACGGCACGGCGACGCGCAACGGTCCGTGTGACGCCGCGTGCGCGCAAGGCGGCCTCGATCTCGTGCGCGAGTTGCGCGAGAAATATCCGCGGCTCGTCTTCGTGATGCAGAACGCGACGGGGCGCACCACGCGCGAAGGCTCGACGGGCGGTGTCGCGTTTGCAGCGCTGCTCGACGGCGTGGCGCACGAAGAGGTGTACGCGCCGAAATACGATGCATCTGCCGAAGCGGAACTGGCCGTGTGGCAAGCGATGACGCTCACGCCGAATGGACACGCATTCTGGATCGCAACGCTCGATTATGTCGGTGGCTGCGATGCCTCGACGCGTGCGCGGCGCGTGTTCGCGCGCAGCCGGGCGAAGGGTTTCGTTCCGTATGCGTCGGACAGCAGCGCGCGGCAGGGCGTCGTGTGTTACTGGGGAAAGTGA